GCATGTCAGATTGCAATGGAGTCTTGCGTATTGTTGCCGAGGGCAGCGCTCTTCGATTTTGGCATCTGCTGAGATGCCTAGCCACCTAGCTGCGAAGAATTTACGTGTGATAATCGGCATTCAATCGCACATATTCCACCGTCAGATCCGTCGTCCAAAATCGCACGGCGGAGTCCCCTTCGTCGAAAGTGAGGAGGATGTGTGTTTCGCGGTTTTCTTTGATACTGGCGGAAACTCTTGCTGCGTCAAAGGCGACCGGGGCTCCGGCCCGGTAGAGCGTGAAACTGTTGATGTCGAGATCGACTTTGGCGGGATCGAACGGGACGCCAGCATAGCCAGCGGCGGAAACAATTCGGCCCCAATTAGGGTCGGCACCGGCAATCGCGGTTTTCACCAGCGCGCTGTCGGCCACCGTTTTCGCGATCTGGCGGGCATCGGCAGAGGATTCGCAGCCTTGCACATCGATGCGAATGAGGTGCGTTGCCCCTTCGCCATCGGCAGGGATCGATTTGGCAAGCTCGGCCGCGACTTCGTGCAACGCAACGTGAAATAGCGGTAGTTCGCCCGCAGTGAGATTGGCCCCGCCAGCCGCGCCGTTGGCCAGCAGCAGCACTGTGTCGTTGGTACTCATGTGCCCTTCGACACTGATGCAGTTGAACGTGTCATCGACGACGGCCGATAGCAGCCGCTGCAAATCGGAGGGAGCAATCGGAGCATCGGTGAGGATCAGGCCGAGCATCGTGGCCATATTGGGGCCGATCATTGCGGCTCCCTTGGCCATGCCGGTGATCTGGAATGTGCGGCCTCCGATCTGCACCTGGCGGCCGGCGATCTTGTGCGTCGTATCGGTCGTCATCATCCCGCGGGCGGCGGCGATGAGAGAATCTTCGGTATCGCCCAACTGCTCGGCGCACATGCCGATGCCACTGGCGATTTT
Above is a window of Pirellulales bacterium DNA encoding:
- the argJ gene encoding bifunctional glutamate N-acetyltransferase/amino-acid acetyltransferase ArgJ, which encodes MIFIPKGYRLAAVHAGIKRNATRQDVSLIISDRPAAAAGVYTQNLVFAAPVAYDRARTPGEGFRTVVINSGNANACTGDRGLRDAEAMAKLAAAVVGAKADQALVLSTGIIGEFLPLEKIASGIGMCAEQLGDTEDSLIAAARGMMTTDTTHKIAGRQVQIGGRTFQITGMAKGAAMIGPNMATMLGLILTDAPIAPSDLQRLLSAVVDDTFNCISVEGHMSTNDTVLLLANGAAGGANLTAGELPLFHVALHEVAAELAKSIPADGEGATHLIRIDVQGCESSADARQIAKTVADSALVKTAIAGADPNWGRIVSAAGYAGVPFDPAKVDLDINSFTLYRAGAPVAFDAARVSASIKENRETHILLTFDEGDSAVRFWTTDLTVEYVRLNADYHT